A genomic segment from Nicotiana sylvestris chromosome 1, ASM39365v2, whole genome shotgun sequence encodes:
- the LOC104250176 gene encoding uncharacterized protein — protein MKDFPSCFGETGVQVADFSSTNKAAQNLVTCVYQCKLRGKSCLLNVTWSKNLMGQGLTVGIDDNTNQCLCKVDIKPWLFSKKKGSKTLEAYSRKIDVYWDLTSAKFGSGPEPLEGFYVCVVSERQMILLLGDMRKEATKKTSATPSASGAVFIAKKEHIFGKKVFGTKAQFCDNGRVHDLVIECDTSGTSDPCLVIRVDSKPMLQVKRLRWKFRGNHTLLVDGLGVEVFWDVHNWLFGTSAGDGVFMFKTSISAEKLWATQPICDPQTLHWSWSQRFREAQSHSLGFSLFLYAWKNE, from the coding sequence ATGAAggattttccttcttgttttgGGGAAACTGGGGTTCAAGTAGCTGATTTTTCATCTACTAATAAGGCTGCTCAGAATTTGGTAACCTGTGTGTACCAGTGTAAATTGCGTGGGAAATCTTGTTTGCTAAATGTTACATGGAGTAAGAATTTGATGGGTCAAGGTCTTACTGTTGGGATTGATGATAATACAAATCAGTGCCTATGTAAAGTTGATATTAAGCCCTGGTTGTTCTCCAAGAAGAAAGGGTCAAAGACTTTAGAAGCATATTCTAGGAAAATTGATGTATATTGGGACCTAACCTCAGCAAAGTTTGGATCTGGTCCGGAACCATTAGAAGGATTCTATGTTTGTGTTGTTTCCGAAAGGCAAATGATTTTGCTCCTTGGTGATATGAGAAAAGAAGCTACCAAGAAAACAAGTGCCACCCCTTCGGCTTCTGGTGCTGTTTTTATTGCTAAGAAGGAGCATATATTTGGCAAGAAGGTTTTTGGCACTAAGGCTCAGTTTTGTGATAATGGCAGAGTACACGATCTCGTGATTGAATGTGATACCAGTGGAACCAGCGACCCATGCCTTGTCATCCGTGTTGACAGTAAGCCGATGTTGCAGGTAAAGAGGCTCAGATGGAAGTTCCGCGGTAACCATACCCTTTTGGTTGATGGCCTTGGTGTAGAAGTATTTTGGGATGTTCATAACTGGCTTTTTGGCACATCTGCTGGAGATGGTGTATTTATGTTCAAGACCAGCATTTCAGCTGAGAAATTATGGGCAACCCAGCCCATCTGCGATCCCCAGACACTACATTGGTCTTGGTCACAGAGGTTCCGAGAGGCCCAGTCGCATAGTCTTGGTTTCTCACTCTTTTTATATGCTTGGAAAAACGAATAG